DNA sequence from the Cyprinus carpio isolate SPL01 chromosome B13, ASM1834038v1, whole genome shotgun sequence genome:
TAGGATTCTGGATATTGACTGGTGTACGTCAGATAAAGTATTTACTGGCATCAGATGAATAATGGCTGCGTGAGAGTGCTGGAGATGGCCATGAAGTCATTGCCAGTTATAGAATGGATGAGCAGGGACCTGACAGGTGAGTCTTTAAAAGGTTTTTAGTTTAAAAGCTGTGTTGTGTAAACACCCCCTAATAAATGCCAAATGTTGTGTTTCAGGGTTTGTGTACAACAGTTATAATTAGTTTAAATTAAGAatggaatttttttgtttaaaatgcagataaaaatatacattcaagtgatcagaaaccattattttagCATTCAAGCAGTGTGCACATGAAAAAGGTTTAATTAAATctaattctaaatgtaaatggtgATGGGTGATATATTGATGGAAGAGGTTGTCCACAGTTAATGTGATCTTGTGTAGTTAGTCTCTCAAAGAGAAAGAcaaatatcttttcttttttttcttttcttttttttttttttttgtccagtctGTCCTGAATACTTGGTTTTGGCCAATCATTTTCATTCTGACAGATGTATTCCTAGTTTAAATTAAGAACTGTAGAAGTTAATGGAATTCCCCATTTGGATATGTGATAAATGTGTTGAGGGCTGTATTCATCCACATATTTGTATGTGCATACACAGTATGCCTTGACTTTacatgtgattattattttttctttccaatGATATATCTGTAGTGAGTCCTTCCACCATGTCAGGCTTGGTGGTGTACAGTAGATGTTTATGGTGTATGTATTTTCCTGTCTCTGTTCTCTGTTTCAGATCCAGTATGGTGTCCCTATCTTCTACTGCCACGTGCTGCTCTCACACTGAAGGCCTTTCTGCTACTGCAGCCATGGTCTGATACATTCACCATGGACATCACTCATGTGTATGTGACAGCTTCATTATTTTGTCACATCTTTAATTTCAGATTCAAAAGTCAAAAGCACAGCACATTTTACTCAAGTCTGTTGTGATAGTTTATGTCTTTGCTGGTATCAATGAAAAAAATCTGACCTTATTCCTATTTCACACACCTACTCTGTTTGCTTGTAAATAAGTACAAATGCAAgtacaataattttaaaatgcaaaaagaaaaggcAGAGAGCTGActgtgtttctgtcagtggtaaagtttttaatttaaaatgtttgtgatagcctACTTTTAACGTAAGAAAAGTAGCTATTCTGTATGCTGGTTTAAATTTtgtttgccacttgcttgagcaattttaatatataaatcattcattgaataatatgttgtttatatttaaattaaaattaaattaaattaatttatgcatttagcagacgcttttatcaaagcgacttacagtgctttccaggctatcaatttttacctatcatgtgttcccggggaatcgaacccccaaccttgcgcttgttaacgcaatgctctaccacttgagctacaggagcactgagtaTTTATTTGAGTTTAAACACTTTATGACTTTGTGATGGCATTCATGTGCATTTAGCTCATAAATATGATATGTTCGACATGAATTAAGCAGACTTAAACCTTGAAAAAATTGTGTGTATTGACATCTGTACCCGCAGTTGAAATAAAAGATGTTCTGATTCATGTTTATTCGTGATTTTCgtgtaaatatgaaaagatgatcggttcacgtgccACTTGAACTGCGCTGGGGTCTGCAACGATCTAAAGAGCCACAAAttggtatttattatttaaatttctaaaaactgacaaaatagTTGAAAGCTGAGACCTTGCTTCATATACcggaagtaacctgctctgttcTGTCTCTCGGCATGTTGTTCAGTTTTCCTCTTAGttccacaatgtatttttttactgcaTGAGAACATGTGTAGTGTGAGCAAAAACGGCATGACttgtcagacatagcaacagtaactaagggggatGATGGGTTTTTGCAAAGGGTCCAGTTTGTTTGTCCTTTTAGTGATATGAAGCAGGCATGACTGtgcaaagacaaaatattttaattaattataacgtAATCTTCAATCAATCGATGAAAATGAGATTTTAGAAGTCtacagtttagatataaaataatgacctggccaaaaatgaaaattcactcatTTTTCTCACTCTAATGTCTTGTCAGCTTATGTCTTATGGTGGCCTGTCATGGTTTGAAGAGGGCAAAATATCATTAAATTTGCCCCATCTCTTGAGCCCTGATCACTGCAGTGATTAACTTGTTTCTTACATTGTTTTGCAACAGTTCATTTAACATTAACTGATGCGCCTGTGTAGATTTTTTTACTTCTCAAACGTACCCATGTCTGAATTCCAGGATGACAATACCAAGATCCACCCGGCTCAATTTGTGAAATAGTGGTTCAGTGTGCATGAGAAATCATTTTCTTGTATGAATTGGCCACAACAGAATCCTGAGCTTAACCTTATTGAAAGTCTTTAGTCTTTAGGACCATTTTAGGATTGAGATTGAGTTGGGTAGgacattccaccaggagggaacagtaaatggtaaaagtctgtctgtgaaagtgattttgtgcctttttgGGATGGCGCTATAATGCATCATttacttgcagaacacaagcatcagttttatcttagtttttgtCAAGTTAGtgaattctattttatctattccTATCACACTTACAGTAGGTAGTCAACCAAAATGCCTAGTACCGCCATGTGTGCCTACCGTGTGGGCAACCCTTAACATTGTACAATTGAACTGACAAAAGATATACTGGTGACTTCTATTTTGTGGTTCCATCCTTAGAGACTACAAAGAAAAAGATGAAATCAAGGGACTGATCCAGGAACAGCTCAACTCTCTTTCTAAGTATGTATACTCCCAGACTAGAGCAGAGAACTGTTTTTACAATTATTCTGTAATTCAAGTATGTTTATTCATGGAAAATTATTTCACTTCCCAAAGAAGTAGCTACCTGTAAATAAAAGCTAAGACAAAATTATCCTCAAATGGCTCACATTATGCTTTTATGCTAAAGAGCATGTTGCCCTGTCTcacaatatttttaatcatttttgttaatgagGTTTAGtaaggaattttttttgtttttgtttttttacactggAGCATTCATTATTTTCTTCCCACTTAGTGACATCAAAAGCGTTCTCCAGGGTCCAAATCTGAACTTGCTACAACGCTCTGCCTCCTTGTGTCTCGGTAAGTGTCAGTACAGCAGGGTTGTGCACAGTTTTTAATTGAGaatgcattttgattaattttcagTGTTAGAACCTTcttgtatttgtttgtaattattcCTATTTTAGGGGTCACAGTACCTTTGATCCTGGAACCCTATTGtatttaagattttatgttttctttttctttacatttttctgaTCCCTAAAAGTTGTCAGTACCACAAAAACCATAAATCATAGAGACACATAATTTTGTTATGAAAAACACATAACTTATGTTATAAAAGGGGTCATTTTCATTTGGTTCGTATTTCTGGAACTGTAATGGAAAGTCACACACTGACCTAAATGTTCGAAGCTTTCACAATCCAGACAGGTTGTACTTTAGCTCTTTTTGAGGTGGATGTTTTTTCAGTCTCACACTTAATCTGTGAGACAGCTCTGGCACCGTGTAGACTGCTGGAGCTGGACCCGGTGCTCGGCCAAGTGTGGGCAATCGTTCAGAACTTGCTTGCATTTACACTGGCAGGGAGCAGAACCATCTACGTCACCAACATATGACCAGAATCACTTGTTATCTCTTGCAGAAGGAGAGTGTTGGTCTCTTCTACCGACCACTGCtgaacaaacacatttaattgttgttgtttattttaatttacctaAACGGTGGCGGCTTTTTAAAAATGGTGCCTCTTTAAACTGTGGTCTGTAGTGGAAACTCCACTTACTCATGTCATAGGTTCAATTGTTCGAGACCAGCAAGGTTTCAGGGCAAGTTTGGAGCCAGGATGTGGGACTAGACCAAGATTTTTTTGAGGGGAAAAGCACAGCTCAGTTCCCAATTGGGCTCTGACTCCAACACCAGCCCGGTTGAAAAATGCGGTATTAGAAAGCTGTAATGTATACACAGAGTCAGACTGATAATATAAACAGAGGTCTGCACACAACTCTGGTGGTAGTTTTGCGAAGTAGTCGGGTGTCATGAGCAGCAAATTATAACTCCACTTCTCTCTCTATTCCAAGGGTTTTCTAGCATGCCAACCAGAGATCAAACATGAAGGCAATAAACTCACAATCGTGATAGCTGATCAGACATGAGTGTTGTTAAAgcaatattgtgtatttttataagaataaagaCTATTGAAAAAGCAAGGCTAATCAAATATCATTTAACACAGTACTATAGaatactgtgaataaaatatctGAAGGCCCGTCTGTCTGTCACCCTCCAGTCCAgatctgaataaaattaaaacttcttCAAGAAGTTTTCTGTCTCAGGCAAAGAAGAAAAATCTAATGCTATTTGATAGATTAAATTTTCTTGTTTGAACAATTGAACACCTAAGAACACTTAATTTTAAAGAACTCTATTTATTTACCCTAGACTCTGCAAAACAGAGCTAAACCTTCAACCATGTAATATATAGATCCAGATtttcaatacttattttttttatttattgtttttatttttactaatttttatataaagataATCTGATAGCAGTTTTGTGGACCTTAATGAGgttcattgttttttgtgtttagaCTTTGTTTGTTCGTCTGTaacctccctccctcccttccttccttcattccttccttccttaCACTTGCCTACTTCCtttaatattttcatgatttcacaTAGACTAGAGTGGACAGATGCAAGATCATGCAAGATCAAACATTCCTTGCAAGATCAAGCATTGCATTTTACATGGCAAGATATAGATAGCCTGTCTAGAATGCTGTGAATACAGGCaaggagtgatacaaacagtgcaGCATCCCAGTGCTTTTATACTAAACAGCTTCACTTAAAATATCATACTGCTTGTTATCTTAAATTAATGGAATGTAACAATGTTTTTGGCTACCAGTAAGAGTGGTGtgtattatttaaagtatttaattttttttttttttttccacagtcaaCATGCTtccatttttttaatcagtgtcaAATATGTGGGGGGGGGGAATGTATGTATAATAGCTTCTTACTCTTTTGAACCAAGCAGGAAAAGcctcaattttattattttttttattaggctgTTTGGTGATGAATCAGACCTTCAGTTTTGACTGGTTGGCtgctcattactccagtccttttGCCCAGAGCTTGCCAGCCCAACGATCTGTCCCAGAAGGCAAACACCAGCTGAGAGGGCCCCTCAGAGCAGCCACCTGGACATTTGCCATGACATCCTATGTGCTATTCTtcaaaactctttctttcttccaGGATGAGCTGCTGACAGTTCATGTCATGAAAccctaaaaacacattttttagatGTAACATATATGAACAGGTTGCAACATCAGTGGAAACAAGTTTagcactaatttttttttatttttttttaatagaggaAAAAGCAATTTTGTTTTTCCGGTTGAGCCAGATGTCACAGAAAGTACTGGTATATGCGTTAATCTGGAGTGTTGATTGGCTGCCGTGGCTGGAGAGTACGTCTACGGCACTCAGtttttccaaagttttttttcagtattattctTGAGACTGAACCTTTTAAGATCCAACCACTACGCTGCTATATATAATGCATGAGGTCGTCTCTTACAGAGCAGGGCTCGAGGTCACCcagggctattgtgttttccagttgGGATACCAAAATTCATCACGACACCCATCACCAAActttcaagcattttttttaaaactattcacGCTCACTATCAGATTTCACTGCACGCACAGAGAGATGTTACAGACAATGCACATACACAGAATCGATTCCTCTTCTGTAttccttgcttctgaatgaacacatacacaaaactaaCACTGTATTTCAAAATAACTGTCCTCTACAAGTATTCTCGAAACAGTCTTGTTATGtctttaagtgaacataaacagtggagaaagaaatctcctgcATAATTATATtgggtcttaaaggggcagcctATCCCAATACctgctgttccataagtgccACCTTAGCTTGTCGAGAGTGCCCCTTTATTCCTGCTGTCAAGAAGAGTGACATTTCGtctcattcacaaagctaaaTCAATACCATtctgttttttgcattaaattttgaaattatacaatctaaataacatgtatttagccCATCCAAATGCAGTGGTTGCcctctgattttaaatagagcacaggcAAAGCATTTGTTTTATAGGAAGAGTTTTTGtgttatgggtttttttttttttttttttttttttttttttattattattatttttttttatttttttactttattcttagGGGTGACATTTCAGttttacaaagaaatatgcacagcaaTTTTGTCctctaagaaataataaaaggacaccttttaaaaattaatttataatttgtctcaaatctcattttgctaaaacaaaaaaaaaaaaaagtactgcagGTATGGGAAGTAGTGAACAGTCACGGCCAGTCGTGCTGGCTCTCCAGCGGAAGGTCCCTAACAGTATCTGTTTTTGTAGTcccatttttttgtctttaggtATAAAATTCTATCACCACAGACAGAACTTTGGGAGAAGCAATAACATTTCTTTACAAGGtaagattgtttgaaggatgGCATGCTAGCATCGCTACATGAGATCTGATACATTCGCGAGCCACCCAAACGACTGCTcagcaaaatacagtaaaggTGGTTGATACATGGGGCAAACTATTTGAAACAGAGCAGAATCAGGAATTGGGTGGCAACACAGGTAGTAAAGATGTAGGTTAAATGTAGTAAAACGAAACTGATCAGAGAATgttttataaaggtttttatacCAAAATGTTGTCTGATACAATTGCATGTGTAAAATTAAGTTGTAAGCAATCTCTCCTCGACACACATTCTttcaaaatgacagaattttaaaagcTGAGAGTCCTGACCGACCTTGTTTAGAATACCATAATAACCAGAAGTAGCAAAAAACTCGCTCTGCCTGCTTGTCTGATCAGTCAGtgtttgtcagatttctttgctctgcgatgtatttttcactgctgTGAGAGCAAACATGATGTGTAGTGAGTTGTAAAAAGAAAAGCGGACATAGTTTTTTAGTTGGGGGATAACAGCAACAGTAACATAAGGAAGGGCAGGCCTTTTTTGTGAACGGTAAACTTTTTTTACTGCCctttattatgcttttattttgaacgGACACGGCAGTccgagcttttattttgaaggaaaactccagcttcagtgaaaacCATGCTTACAGAAACGCTTCTCACTACATACAATCTAGTGGACATGCTGTAATCATCTGCcatgaaaataaagcataaaaactgGTGGCCTGTTGCATATTCCAAATGTGCGCTAAGCTCACAGCACAATGCAATAAATGAGTTCACACTGCATTCATTCAATACACTGTTGAACAGAGCCGTTCTGACGGCACTGAAACACCAGATCATGAGCTGATCGCCTCAATCGCTTTGATCACGCAGCGCGAAAACAGCACTTAATGAAGAGATTAAGACCATATAATGCTTTCGGTTTTCATTTGACAGCTACTATGCCAAAGATAATGTCCACacctattttaaaaacacacacaacttttAAAGACCTTATATGTTTAGAAATAAGaagtttaacatattttttcctAAACAACTACACTTATCATTGGTCGTAAGCCTAAAAtcatcattcaaaatattagtcaTGTAAGTTGACCATGCTGATAATCGCAATCGAAACAAGAAGATATATTTGCTATGCAATATCACATATTGATTGAATAATATCATTACATACCTGATTAGATCAGCATATTAAAGTGAAAAGCATGACAACTCCCCTAATATTGTCTGATGTCAATGCAAGCTTTTGATATATATGTAAGGTTTTGGATAGTAATGACTTACGTGTACTACATCCATCTGAAGAAATTACTAATTTATTGGACCAGTATTCTTAAGTGAAGATCACAACTAACCCACTAATGatttaagtgttaccaaattagagcaaaattaattactaaaaagAACCGTACAAAAACCTCAAAAGTTCACAATAATTTCAGTAATTACTAGTGAGTTATGATTT
Encoded proteins:
- the LOC109093671 gene encoding WD repeat-containing protein 11-like, producing MNNGCVRVLEMAMKSLPVIEWMSRDLTDPVWCPYLLLPRAALTLKAFLLLQPWSDTFTMDITHVDYKEKDEIKGLIQEQLNSLSNDIKSVLQGPNLNLLQRSASLCLGSHRFQLERVRLQEVKRSSYEHTKKSVLTSCCCWDSDDPNG